Below is a window of Acidobacteriota bacterium DNA.
TTTATTGCAATCCGTAAAGTTTTAACCGGAATTCGTTGTTGGTCAGGCTGGGGCCTTCGGGAGCGCGGCGGGCAAAGTTGATGGTTTCGGCGCAAACCATCGCCACGCCTCCGCAGATAGTTTCAGCACTCAACGCAGTTCCGTAATGCCGATTGGTAAAGATGGCTTTCACGCGAGGGTTGGGTGGACAGGTCAGCCCGTAGCGAAGCGAAACCATTGGCAACTCAGGCGGCTGTGCAGGATTGACGAATTCAATGCAGTCGTCATAAATGTTGATGCGGGCCTGTCGGTCGCGGGCGCTCAGGTCGCGGTGAACCAGAAAGTTGGTCAAGGTTTCGATGATAGCACTGCGATGATAATTCGATCTGCCGGGAACGAAATGGCCATAGGAATCCGCAAAAATCTCTTCGATGGATTGCACCAAACCGTTTTCCCGCGTCTTGCGCGAAGGCCGGGCTTCACGCAAATCCACATAACGTTTGAGGAAGTTCAGCGAACCGTCCGCCTGTCTGAGCAAATTGCCTTGTAACCGAACAGATTCAATCACTGGCAGGTTGTTGGCTTTCTGATGTGGCCCGCTGTAACGAGTTAGCAAAACGTCCGTTCGCGGCATCAGTTCGGCGATGCGATTATTCAGCCCAAACAGCATCAATCCGCCGACGGTTGGCAGCCAATCGTCCTGAATCTTCACCGCCAAACCCATATCGCGCATCACGACATCGTTTGGATAACCTTTCGTGTTTTCACCCCAATAGCCGGGATTGACCGCGCGCACGTAGCTCCACAGCAGAGATTCATCAATGTCGTTTTCGATATCCGCCTGGAACAGGGGAACCTGCTCAAAGCCAATCCGATATGTTTCGTGGTAAATCCTGGAAAGCTCTTCACGCGAAGCTTCGCGTTTGATCGCGCCTTCGCGCAGGTAAAACCGGTCATCCAGCGTGCGGTGTGGGCGGTCGGCGGAGTCCACTTCCAGAATGACGATGCGGCGTCCGCTGTCGAAAGCAACCTTATTGATGTAGGGAAAAACCGGCGGCTGAATTTGATGGGCGCAAATGTCCCGAAGCTCTTCTTCCACTTCTTCGGGATTTTCAACGCCTTCGATGCGCAATTGATCGTTGACGCCGAAAATCATCGCGCCTCCGGCGGTGTTGGCCAAAGCAATGATTTCTGCTGTGATCTTTTCGGCGTTGCTGTAGCGAACCTTCAGTTCCAGGAAGGTGTCTTCGCCGCCGCGCAGCAATCGAACCAGTTCAGCGCGCGAGGTCAACTGAGCCGGGACATCAAATTGATAGGCGTAATAAGATCGCTCCGAGCCAAGCTGCTGGCGTGGGCGTTGGCTGTGATTGTGGCGTTTACGAGACATCGCGGTAGCAGCGCAAGCTTCGACTAAAGCTTTGAGTTTGTGCCGAGCGTGACCGCCGGTATCAGGAAACGAGAGTGCGGTAGCCGTAAAAAGCTACCGAAGGAAATGTGAAAGGGGAAAGAGCAAGCCCCTATGCCTTCTTCGTCTATTCCTTTTTATCTTCATCCTCGCCCGAAGCAACGCCCTGTTTGAAGCTGCGAATGCTTTCGCCCAGGCCTTTGGCGAGCGATGGCAGGCGGCTTCCTCCGAAAAGAACCAGGATGATGACCAGAATGACGATCATCTCAGGATAACCAAGTCCAAACATAAACAATCTCCTTAAATGAGTGATGGCAAGCATTGTAGCGGCGCAGAGAGAGCAGTGTCAATTATGGCTTCCTTGATGTTGGTTAGGCCGAATGCTATAGTGCCACTCGGTTGAATGAGCGGTTTCATCATCAACAAAATCACGTGTTTAGTGGATAATTTCGGTTCGCAAGCTTCGGCTTGCGTTCGAGTTTTGACATGCGAATTCCGGTTTAGCAACTATTCGCTCTGTCGAAAAATGACTACGTTAGCTTTTCAGATCTAGGAGGATGAGATTATGGCAGATAACCAAGGCAACAGCGGAGACAAACTGATTTATTTTTTGATCGGAGCGGGCATTGGCGCAATCACGGCCATGCTATTTGCGCCGAAATCGGGCAGCGAGCTTCGTTCGGATATCGCCGATGCTACACGCAAGGGATTGGATTATGCGCGTGACACCGGACGCGATTTCGGCGAGCGCGCCCAGGAGTATTATCAAACCGGCGTTGAGCGTGCTTCTGACCTGACCTCTCGCGGTCGCGATGCCGTCACCGATCTGACTCAGCGGGGCAAAGACATGATTAACAATCAAAAAGCGCAATTTGCTGCCGCCATCGAAGCCGGCAAACAAGGCTATCGCGAAGCCAAACAGGCCGATCAAGGGCGCAGCAGCGCCGCAGCGGAAGAAAGCTAGGTATTAAGCAGTGTCTGGCGATTGAGGAGGACTCAATCGCCAGACACTGCTGACCCACATTCCATTATCCATTCACGGCATTTACGGAGCGCACAGTGGAGAACTGGCAAATCACCCTCATCGCAATTGGCGTTGGAATCCTGTTAATCGTCCAGGTCGGCGTGTTTATCGGTCTTTACCTGTTGGCTCGCAAACTGGTGGCCCTGGCTGAACGCGCCAGCACATTGCAAAACCGCGCAGAATTGTTGCTGAACAACACTGAGCCCGTGCTGAAGCTCGCGCATAGTTTGATGGGAGAATTGAAAGACGCCGCCGGTTACTTTGCCCAGGGCGCCGAGCACATCAACGCCATTGCTGAAATGGCAAAAGACGAAGCCGCGGAAATCCGTAATCTGTTGGGCGACACCACTGCGCTGGCTCGTCGCGAAGTCGAGCGCGCTCAGGATAGTGTTGAAAAAGTTCAAGACACACTGGCGCTGGCAACGGATCAATTTCAGCGCACGACGGCCATGGTTCAACACAGCGTGCTGGAACCGGCGCGCGAATTTTCGTATGTGATGTTCGGCGTCCGCCGTGCTCTGGAAGTATTGGCTGCGGGCAACCGGCTGCCGGTCAATCAGGCATATCAAGACGAAGAGATGTTTATTTGATGCTCCAGATGGAGCATCACAAAATCAGAGCAAAAACGAAAGCGCTCGGCTCCGACAACGACACCGGAGTCCGGGCGCTTTTTTATGATGAACCTTTTGGGCTATCATCCGGCTTCTTTACGTTGAGCCCAAGAACTGCACGCAGAAATCGCGCGATTGGAATAATTGGAAATTATGAGTACCGAAGCGAAACTTGATCTGAAATCCACTGTCAACCTACCCAAAACCGACTTTCCGCAAAAAGGCAACTTGCCGCAAAACGAACCCATTCGGTTGCAGAAGTGGGACGCAATGAACCTGTACGCCAAACTGCGCGAAGTCCGCGCAGGCAAACCGTTGTATGTGCTGCACGACGGGCCGCCGTATGCCAACGGGCGGCTGCACATCGGCCACATTCTGAACAAAACCCTGAAAGATTTTTGCGTCAAATCCCGCTCAATGATGGGGTACTGGGCGCCGTACGTGCCGGGTTGGGATTGTCACGGATTGCCGATTGAGATCAAGGTCGAAGAAGCGCTCGGTTCCAAGAAACATGAAATGCCCGCGATTGAAATCCGTCGCGCGGCGCGCAAACACGCCGAAAAGTTCATCGCCATTCAGCGCGAAGATTTCAAACGCGCAGGGATTTTCGGCGAATGGGATAATCCCTACCAGACGATGAATTTCAAGTATCAGGCCGACATCGTTCGTTGTTTCAGTACGTTCGTCGAAAAAGGCTCCGTGTACAAAGGCATGCGCCCCGTACACTGGTGCATCAGTTGTGCGACTTCGTTGGCAGAAGCGGAAATCGAATACAACGACCACACCAGCCATTCGATTTACGTCAAATTTCCGTTTCCCGACGCGGCGAAACTCGATCCGACATTGGCAGGAAAACCGGTCAGCATCGTCATCTGGACGACCACACCGTGGACGTTGCCCGCCAATTTGGGCATCAGCTTCAACCCGGAATTTGAATACAGCGCGGTTTCCGTCGGCAACGAGGTATTCATTGTTGCCACTGGTTTGCTCGAACAAGTCGCCGCCAAAGTGGGTTGGGAAAACTATGAAATTATTGGCACTTACAGCGGCGAAAAGTTTGACCGGTTGAACGCGCGGCATCCGTTTATTGAGCGCAACAGTCTGTTAATGCTTGGCAATCACGTCACGCTCGATGCCGGAACGGGCGCGGTTCACACTGCGCCCGGACACGGTTACGAAGATTACGTCATCGGCAAACAGTACGGCCTGGACGTGTATAACCCTGTGGATGGCCGCGGCTTTTTTATGAAAGACGTGGGGCATTTTGCGGGAATGCGCGTTGTGCCGATTACCAAAGCCGATGCCGAACGCGACGGCAACAAAGCTGTTATCAGGCATTTAGAGGAAATCGGCGCTTTGCTGAAAGTCGAATCCTTCCAGCATCAGTACCCGCATTGCTGGCGTTGCCACAATCCTGTGATCTTCCGAGCCACGCCGCAATGGTTCATTTCGATGTCGGTGACGAATCTCAACGAGCGTGCGATTGCCGCTTGCGATGAAGTGGAATGGCACCCTACTTGGGGACGCGACCGCATGAAGAGCATGTTCAAGGATCGTCCCGACTGGTGCATTTCCCGCCAGCGCATCTGGGGCGTGCCGATTACTGTGTTTTATTGCGACGATTGCGGCGAAACGCTATGCGATCCGGCAGTGATCAATCACGTTGCAGACATCTTTGAAAAAGAATCCGCCGACGCCTGGTACGAACGCGACGCCAAGGACCTGCTTCCGGCAGGCGCAAGCTGCAAGTGCGGTTCGACCAATTTGCGCAAGGAAATGGATATTTTGGATGTGTGGTTTGATTCCGGCGCAAGCTCGATAGCAGTGCTGAAAGAATATGGATTGCCCTATCCGGCCACCGTGTATCTGGAAGGCGGCGACCAGTTTCGCGGCTGGTTCAATTCGTCGCTGGTGGTTGGATTGGAAGTCAAAGGACAGCCGCCGTACCGCGAAGTCATTACCTACGGCTGGGTGGTGGATGTCAGCGGCGACAAAATGTCGAAATCCAGGGGCACTGGCGTTGAACTTGCCACAGTACTGAAAACCAGCGGCGTGGAGATTTTGCGGCTGTGGGCTTCGGCGCTGAATTATTACGAAGACATGCGCGTGTCCGACGAAATCCTGAAGCGCATTTCGGACGCGTACCGCAAGCTGCGCAACACCGCGCGATATTGTTTGGGCAATCTGGATGGGTTTGATCCTGAAAAGGATCGCGTGCCGGTCGAGGAAATGTTCGAGATTGATCGCTGGGCGCTGACGGCGATGAATGACGTGACCAAAAAAGTGCTGGAAGCTTATGAAGCATACGACTTTACGGAAGTGTATCGAACGCTTTACGGCTTTGCGACGATTGAATTGTCGGCATTGTATTTCGACATCCTGAAAGACCGGCTTTACACCTACGCGCCGAAATCGCTGGCACGGCGCTCGGCGCAAACGGCGTTGTACGAAATCGTTCATCAGTTTGCGCGGTTGATCGCGCCGATTCTGGTCTTCACGGCGGATGAAATCTGGGAAAACATTCCCGGCGCAAAAGCCGAAGCCGAATCCGTCCATCTGACGGTGTTTCCGGCGTATGACGAAACGCTAAGCAATGACGCGTTGCTGGATCGCTACGAACGATTGTTCGAGATTCGCAACACAGTGACGAAATCGCTGGAAGATGCGCGAAACGCCAAGCAAATCGGTTCCGCGCTGGAAGCGAGAATCACGATTTTCGCCGACGCCGCCACGCGAAGCTTCCTGGAATCCTTTGGCAAAGACCTGCGGTTCTTTTTCATCGTTTCCGGTGTTGAATTGAAAGAGGGCACGGAGTTGAAGGTCGAAGTTGCGCACGCCGACGGCGAAAAGTGCGAACGGTGTTGGCATTACACCAATGACGTCGGTTCCGATCCGCGCTTTCCCGGCGCATGCGCTCGCTGCGCCGCGAACCTTGAAGAGATGCAGGCGAGATAGTCTAATTGGAGACGGCCACCCCGCTAACCAATTCTAGGAGGAATAGTATGTCGGGAAGCAATGGCAATGATCTTGAAAACAAATCAACGCAGGACCTTGAGTTTCAGGAGTTCGTCCGGCGTCAGCTTGAGTTGTTATTCGCTCAGCAAACTGACATGAGAACTGAAATGCGCGAGCGGTTTTTGCAACTCAGTCGTCAAATCAAAGACCTGGATATCAAGGTGGATATTTACACGCGCGAACATTCGTATATGAAAGACGACATTCGTGAACTGCGTGCGAAAATGAATCTCACGTAGGCGCAGAGTTTGAGCAACGAATGAAAAACAAACTTCCTTATTTCATCATTGCGGCTGTGGTTTTGGCCGCCGATCAACTGACGAAAGCTTGGGCCGTGGCAAAGCTCAAGCCTGTTGTTTTGATCGAAGTTTTTCCCGGATATTTCCGTTTGGTGTATGCCACCAATCGCGGCGTGGCATTCAGCATGTTTGCCGATGGTCAATTCGATGCGCGCTGGATTTTCGCGGCGATTTCGATCGCGGCGGCGGTATTTGTTTCGGTGTATTTGCTCCGAACCCCAACGGGCAAGTTTCGGTTGAGCGCTTCGCTGGCGCTGTTGCTGGCGGGGATTACCGGCAATTTGATTGATCGCATACGGCTGGGCGAAGTGATTGATTTTCTGGGTTTTCATTGGCAAGACAAGTACTCCTGGCCGATTTTCAACCTGGCGGATTCGGCAATTTGCGTGGGAGCCGTTTTGCTGGCGCTGGAAATGTTGTTTGAAGAGCGCGACACAAAAATTGAATCCGGCGATCCAAGAGCGGTCGCTGAAGAAACTACTCAGCCCGAAGGCTGAGTTTTGATTGTACGTTTATGTTTCCTGAACTGTTTAAGATTCCCTATTTGAATTTCACGATATACACCTATGGCCTGTTGGTGGCGCTTTCGTTCATCGTAGGGTTGTGGGTGATGTCCAAACTTGCGGAGCGGGATGGGTTGGACAAACATAAAGTCTATGACCTGGGTTTGTGGGTGTTGGTTGCTTCGCTGGTAGGGTCGAAACTGCTGCTGATTATTACCGAATGGAACGAACGGTACAGCGGCAACATCGGCGCAATTTTCAGCCTGGATTTTCTGCGGTCGAATGGCGTGTTTTACGGTGGATTCATCGGCGCAGTGGTCGCGTCGGTGATCGTGATGTGGAAATACAAAATGTCCTGGTGGCGGACGGCTGACGCCTTTGCGCCGGGCATTGCCATCGGACATTTCATTGGCCGGTTGGGATGTTTCAGCGCCGGTTGTTGTTGGGGCAAACCGACTACGGCGTGGTGCGGAGTTCATTTCACCGAAAAAGGTTACGAAGCAACGGGCGTTCCGACCACGGTTGAACAACTTGGCGATCCGATTCAGCGCAGTGTGTGGGCAGACAAGCTCGGCAGCTTGACCGCGCCGCTGAAATTGCATCCAACGCAACTTTACGAAGCCGGTGCGCTGTTGGTGATTTTCGTGATTTTGTTGATGATGTTTCGCCATCGAAAATTTCACGGCCAGATCGTGTTGGCGTACGCGATGCTTTATTCAGTGGCGCGCTTCATCGTCGAATTTTGGCGTGACGACCCGCGCGGTGAAGTGATGGGGCTTTCGACTTCGCAATTTATCGCCATTCTGTTTTTTATCGGCGCGCTGATCGGGTTTATTTACAAAATGCTGAGCGAGCGCAAAACCGCTCTTGGCATTGAAAAGAGGCCGCAATCCGCAACTTAAAACCGCATGCGTCTGGCTTATTTCAGCCCATTGCCTCCCAGCAAATCCGGCATTGCCGACTATAACGCCGAACTTTTGCCTTATTTGGCAAAGGGCGCGGACATCACCGTTTTCGTCGAGCAGGCGGAAGAGCTTCGGCTGAATCAGGATCGTAAGGATTACGCTGTTCAATACGCGACGCACTTTACTGAAATCAACCGCCAGACACCATTCGACCTCTGCATTTATCACCAGGGCAATAATCCATATCACGAATTTGTTTACGAGCGCGCGCTGCAAACGCCGGGCTTGCTGGTGTTGCATGAACACTGTTTGCATCACCTGATCGCCTGGCGAACGCTTGGGCGCAAGGACGAAGACGGGTACTGGGACGAACTTTTTTACGATTATGGTCGGCTTGGCGCTCGCGTAGCGGAAATGCGCGCCTTGGGCGTGGGCAGCGAATACCAGCAGTTTTTGATGCCGCTCAATCGCCGCCTGGTCGCGGGCAGTTTAGGCATCATCACGCATAACGACTATGCCGCTTCGCAATTGGAAGGTTTGAGCGCCGCCACACCCCTTGAAATCATTCCGCATCATCTCGCGCCACAGACGTTCGCGCTGGATGAGCTTGATGTTGCGCAATGTCGCCACAGTCTGGGCATTCCCGAATCGGCCTGGGTCGTCGCTTCGATGGGATTCATTACCCAATCCAAACGAATTCCGACGGTTCTGGCTGCGTTCAAACGATTGCTGGCGGTTGCGCCGGAGGCGATGTTTCTGATCGTTGGCGAAGATCACTGGAAGTGGAGCGTTGCTCCGCTGATTGAAGAAATGGGTTTGGGCAACCGGGTTCGCATCACCGGATACACCACGGAAAAAGATTTCTTTCGGTATTTGAAAGCCGCTGACGCCATCGTCAATTTGCGCTTTCCGACGGCGGGAGAAACGTCCGGGACGCTGATCCGTTCGCTGGGCGCAGGCAAACCGGTCGTCGTCACAGACTTCGGCCAGTTCGCCGAATTGCCGGACGACGTTTGTCTGAAAGTTTCCGCCGGGCCTGATGAAGAGAAAGAGTTGTATGCGAAATTGCGCGCGTTGGTGTATCGCCCGACGCTGCGCGAACAACTCAGCCGCTGCGCCGCCGAATGGATTCGCGGCGAAAATGAAATCAGCCGTTGCGCCGCGCGCTATCTGAATTTCGCTGAACGAATCGTGAAACAGCATGGAGCTCAGCCTTCGAGCTGTCGGTCTACCGCAACAAAAATATATTCATCAGAAGTCGGCAGCCTGAAGGCTGAGCTCCAAACCGTCCCGCTGAAGTTCAAAGAGCCGGAGACGATCAAACTCTACCGCGCAGAATCCCTGGAATACGTCAAAGGCTTTTTTGCCGAAGACCCCAATGCCAGCAGCTATCTGCAAAAACACGGCAAGCGAATTTTGGAAACAGTTGAGTTGATTCCGGTCGGCGACGAAAGCCAGCGGTTATTGGAACTGAGCAGCTATCTGCAAATGACGCCGTTGATCAAACGGCACGGGCGATATGGCGAAATCGTGCTGACCAATTGGTGGAAAGGCGAAACGCGCAGCCAACTGCAAACCGTCACGAACGCCGTGACAGGCGAACGCTTAAGCTTCGATATGCTCAACCTAGATGTCGAACGCGATCGCTTTCCGTTTCCCGACGAACATTTCGATGTCGCGCTGTGCTGCGAATTGATCGAGCATCTGACGACCGATCCAATGCATATGCTGATTGAGTTGAATCGAGTTCTGAAATGGGGCGGATTGTTAATCGTCACCACGCCGAACATCGCCAGCGCCTTGAGCTTGGGCAAAGCCCTGGCAGGCAACAGCCCGTACGTGTACGGCGAATACAATCCGAAAAGTCCCGGCGACCGGCACAGCCGCGAATACACGCCCAACGACATCAAAATTGCGCTCAACGCCGCCGGTTTCAAAGTCGTCAAGCTGTTCACCAAGGACCTGTGGGCCGAAACCGACGAAGCGTTTTTGCAGTGGCTGGATCAAACTGCGGTTCCGCGCGAGCTTCGCGGCGACAATATTTTTGCGGTTGGGCGAAAGCTGAGCACGCAGTTTGACCGCTTCCCGGATGGCCTCTATGACTGAATTGGAGTTTGGATATAGGAGAAACGCCAACTCCCAACTCCCAACTCCCAACTCCCAACTCCCAAACATGATTTCCGTTCACAACGTTTCCAAACTTTATCGCGTGTACGATTCGCCGTCCGGCAGGTTGAAGGAAATCCTGCTGCGCGGACGGCGAAAATATCACCGCGATTTTTGGGCTTTGGAAAACGTTAGCCTGGAAGTTCCCACGGGCGAAGCCGTCGGCATCATCGGACGAAATGGAGCAGGGAAGACGACGCTGCTGCAAATCATCGCTGGCGTCTTGCAGCCAACGCTTGGCGATGTACGCGTCGAAGGTCGCGTGACAGCGTTGCTCGAACTCGGCAGCGGATTCAATCCCGAATACACCGGTCGCGAAAACATTCTGCTCAGTGGCCAGATTCTGGGCTTCAGCGAAGACGAAATGCGGCGGCGGCTGGATGTGATCGTGCAATTTGCCGAACTCGAAGCTTTTGTAGATCAGCCGGTTAAGACGTATTCGACTGGTATGTTGATGCGGCTGGCCTTTGCTTCGGCAATTCACGTAGACCCGGATGTGTTGATCGTGGATGAAGCCTTGTCGGTTGGCGATGTGTATTTTCAGCGTAAATCTCTGGATCGAATGGAATACTTCCGCAAAGCCGGAAAGACCGTGTTGTTCGTTTCGCACGACCCGATGCTGGTGCAACGGTTTTGCACGCAAGCGTTATGGATCGAAAGCGGCAAAGTGGCGATGACCGGCAATGCGCGCGAAGTCGTCACGGCGTATCAAGCCTTTTGCGCCAAGTTGGAAGACGACCGGCTGCGCAATGCGGCGCGCAACGGTGGCATTGGTTCCCGCGAACACGACAAAATCCTGCGCGACTTGCAACTCACAGGGTCTCGCTGGGGCAACGGCAAGATTCGATTCACGAATGTCGAGATGCTGAACGCGCGTGGCGAAGCGACCTGGGTCTTCCGCACCGGCGAAGAGCTGACCATCCGATTGCATCTGGAATCCGACGCCAATTACCCGCAGCCAATTTTTGCCATAGATATTCATCGGTACGACGGCATTTTCATCGGCAGCATCAACAACCTGGACACGCACACAACCCGTTTGCCCGTTCACCGCGGAGCGAATTCGATTGATTTGCACATTCCAAAGCTGGAGCTTTCGCACAACGTGTACTTCCTTTCGCTGAAAGCCTACACGCAAAACGGCTCGCCTGACTGGAACGACCCGGCGGACATTCACAACCAGATGTACCAATTCGATGTCGTGTCAGACCAGGCCATTCACGGTTTGATGAAATTTGACGCTGAGTGGAAAGCGAATACATAAGACTCAATTCTCGGCTTGTTTGTCTAAGCCGAGAATTGAGTTCAGGGTGATTAAACGGCCAACCGTTCGCAGTAGCCAACGAATTCCCCAGCCAATTCCAGCGCAGCTTGCGCCGAAGCTTCATCTGCCAAACCGGATTTCACTCTTCAAAAGTCGCCAACAAATTTTTCCGCAGCAAAAAGAAGTGAAAAAACATTCAGTACGTGTTGTCAGCGCAAAGGGTTTACCAGATAATTTACGCTGTAATTTGACAGAGATAGGCGGAAATTCTCCCATACGCATATGCTGGCAAACGGAACCCTCTTGCAAAATCGCTATCTGATTAAGCGCCCGCTAGCGCAGGGCGGTATGGGGGCGATTTATGAAGCCGAAGCCATACATCTTGGCCACGCTCCTGTGGCCGTCAAAGAAACTTTTTTCGTTCAAGATTGGTTGCGTGAACAGTTCCAGCGCGAAGCTTCAATGCTGGCGCGTTTGCGGCATCCTGCGCTTCCAAAAGTAAGTGACCATTTTGTTGAAGATGCTGGACAGTTTTTGGTGATGGAGTTTATTCCGGGAGAAGACCTGGAAAAGCTACTTGAAAGCCATATAGAGGAACAGGGAACACCTTTTGATTGGCAGCGCGTAGTGAAGTGGGCGGATCGTTTGCTTGATGCTCTTGAGTATATTCATAGCCAACAGCCACCAGTTATTCACCGCGACATCAAACCGCAAAACTTAAAACTCACGCCTCATGGTGAACTCTTCTTGATTGACTTTGGTTTGGCTAAAGATGCAACAACACCGACTTCACCTGGACGTAGCGTTCACGCCTATACGCCTAACTATGCACCGCCCGAGCAGCTTAAAGGTACGGGGACGGATGCACGCACTGATCTCTATTCACTTGGTGCAACTCTCTACAATCTTCTTACCGGCGAAATCCCCATCGGAGCCAATGTTCGCGAAGAAGTAATGCGATTTGGAGTGCCCGATCCCTTACGCTCTGTTTCTGAAATTAAGCTTCAAATACCACCGTCGCTTTCGGATGCAATAGCACGGGCAATGAAGCTGGATCGCAAGGATCGTTACCAAAACGCAAAAGAAATGCGCGAAGCGCTACATCAATGCGAAAGGGACTATAAGACTTTAATTGCAGAGGAAAAGCGTCGTAACGCTGAATTAAAACTGCGAGAGACTAAGCGTTTATTGGAAGAAGAGCGGAAGCGTCAAGAGGAAGCCCGCCAGCGCGAGTTGGAGGAAAAGCGTCGAAAGGAAGAAGAGGCCAGGGTGTTGGCGGAACAGCAGCGGCAAGAAGAAGTGCGGAAGCGTCAAGAGGAGGCACGCCAGTGTGAATTGGAGGAAAAGCGGCGAAAGGAAGAAAAGATTCGGCGACAGGTAGAGAAACAAATTGACCAGCAGAAACGACTCGAACAGGAACAAGCTGAGAAAAGTCGCGGGGAAGAGAAAGCGCAATTAGAGGAACTAAACTTTGAGCGAAAACGGAAGAAAGAGATTGAACGTCGCAAACACCCAGAACAAGTGACAAGACCTCAGTCGGTAAAAACCAGCCCACAATTCAACCCTAGAGGTAGATCACAGACGGCTGAAGAGGCTTTGGAATCTGCAACCGTTAATCCCGTCGTTACTGAACAAGCGGCAGAACCAGCGGTTCACATACAACCTGCCATCGAAATAACACAGGATGTCCCAAATACCCAATTAATGGAGTCTGAACTGCCAACGTATACTGAGCCCCTTCCGACGCAAGAGCAGGATAAGGAATGGAGGGTTATTCTTCGCTCACAACGCTTACAACTATCAGCAGGAGTTGTGGCAGTTTTGGCACTGTCGCTGTTCTACTTACTATGGCCGTACCTTAAAAATGAGACTGTATCACCACAGTCTCAGACTCAATCTACTCCCCTGCCCACAGTTGACGTCACGGAAAGGTTGCAGTACTGGTTTGAGCTTGAGAACCAAAAATCTCTTACTACTAAGCACATACTAGCCCCAGACTTGGGTATCAAATTCCATTTTAAATCGCGAGAGAATGGTTATCTATACCTGCTTGCTTTAGATCAAAAAAATCGGTTAACTGCATTTCTTCGTGATGAACCGGTTCAGTCGGGCAGTGATTTTGTCTTTCCGTCCAATGCTGAAGAGTGGTTTGATTTAAGTCGCAAAGACATTAAGCAAGCCCATGTCACGGTTTTGTTAGCGCGCAGCCGAATTCATGACTTTGATAATCTCGTATTGAATGTAGGGCAGTCTTTATCTCAAGCAGAGGCAATAGAAAGTCTAAAACGATTAGTAGGCGCTATTTTACCTATCACGAGAGACGACATGAGTGAGCGAGGCATAACGGCAATCGCGGTTAGAGCCATAGCTGACGATAAACCATTGATCTTCGACATCCCCTTCGAATACGTGCGCAATTGATCAGACTAGCTGCGACCATACAATACAGAATCACAATTGAAACGGAGGTGACGGGTTACATGAAGCGCATAAAACGTGCATGTCTGATCGCTATTTGG
It encodes the following:
- a CDS encoding putative DNA binding domain-containing protein, producing the protein MSRKRHNHSQRPRQQLGSERSYYAYQFDVPAQLTSRAELVRLLRGGEDTFLELKVRYSNAEKITAEIIALANTAGGAMIFGVNDQLRIEGVENPEEVEEELRDICAHQIQPPVFPYINKVAFDSGRRIVILEVDSADRPHRTLDDRFYLREGAIKREASREELSRIYHETYRIGFEQVPLFQADIENDIDESLLWSYVRAVNPGYWGENTKGYPNDVVMRDMGLAVKIQDDWLPTVGGLMLFGLNNRIAELMPRTDVLLTRYSGPHQKANNLPVIESVRLQGNLLRQADGSLNFLKRYVDLREARPSRKTRENGLVQSIEEIFADSYGHFVPGRSNYHRSAIIETLTNFLVHRDLSARDRQARINIYDDCIEFVNPAQPPELPMVSLRYGLTCPPNPRVKAIFTNRHYGTALSAETICGGVAMVCAETINFARRAPEGPSLTNNEFRLKLYGLQ
- the tatA gene encoding twin-arginine translocase TatA/TatE family subunit → MFGLGYPEMIVILVIILVLFGGSRLPSLAKGLGESIRSFKQGVASGEDEDKKE
- a CDS encoding YtxH domain-containing protein; amino-acid sequence: MADNQGNSGDKLIYFLIGAGIGAITAMLFAPKSGSELRSDIADATRKGLDYARDTGRDFGERAQEYYQTGVERASDLTSRGRDAVTDLTQRGKDMINNQKAQFAAAIEAGKQGYREAKQADQGRSSAAAEES
- the ileS gene encoding isoleucine--tRNA ligase; amino-acid sequence: MSTEAKLDLKSTVNLPKTDFPQKGNLPQNEPIRLQKWDAMNLYAKLREVRAGKPLYVLHDGPPYANGRLHIGHILNKTLKDFCVKSRSMMGYWAPYVPGWDCHGLPIEIKVEEALGSKKHEMPAIEIRRAARKHAEKFIAIQREDFKRAGIFGEWDNPYQTMNFKYQADIVRCFSTFVEKGSVYKGMRPVHWCISCATSLAEAEIEYNDHTSHSIYVKFPFPDAAKLDPTLAGKPVSIVIWTTTPWTLPANLGISFNPEFEYSAVSVGNEVFIVATGLLEQVAAKVGWENYEIIGTYSGEKFDRLNARHPFIERNSLLMLGNHVTLDAGTGAVHTAPGHGYEDYVIGKQYGLDVYNPVDGRGFFMKDVGHFAGMRVVPITKADAERDGNKAVIRHLEEIGALLKVESFQHQYPHCWRCHNPVIFRATPQWFISMSVTNLNERAIAACDEVEWHPTWGRDRMKSMFKDRPDWCISRQRIWGVPITVFYCDDCGETLCDPAVINHVADIFEKESADAWYERDAKDLLPAGASCKCGSTNLRKEMDILDVWFDSGASSIAVLKEYGLPYPATVYLEGGDQFRGWFNSSLVVGLEVKGQPPYREVITYGWVVDVSGDKMSKSRGTGVELATVLKTSGVEILRLWASALNYYEDMRVSDEILKRISDAYRKLRNTARYCLGNLDGFDPEKDRVPVEEMFEIDRWALTAMNDVTKKVLEAYEAYDFTEVYRTLYGFATIELSALYFDILKDRLYTYAPKSLARRSAQTALYEIVHQFARLIAPILVFTADEIWENIPGAKAEAESVHLTVFPAYDETLSNDALLDRYERLFEIRNTVTKSLEDARNAKQIGSALEARITIFADAATRSFLESFGKDLRFFFIVSGVELKEGTELKVEVAHADGEKCERCWHYTNDVGSDPRFPGACARCAANLEEMQAR
- the lspA gene encoding signal peptidase II yields the protein MKNKLPYFIIAAVVLAADQLTKAWAVAKLKPVVLIEVFPGYFRLVYATNRGVAFSMFADGQFDARWIFAAISIAAAVFVSVYLLRTPTGKFRLSASLALLLAGITGNLIDRIRLGEVIDFLGFHWQDKYSWPIFNLADSAICVGAVLLALEMLFEERDTKIESGDPRAVAEETTQPEG
- the lgt gene encoding prolipoprotein diacylglyceryl transferase → MFPELFKIPYLNFTIYTYGLLVALSFIVGLWVMSKLAERDGLDKHKVYDLGLWVLVASLVGSKLLLIITEWNERYSGNIGAIFSLDFLRSNGVFYGGFIGAVVASVIVMWKYKMSWWRTADAFAPGIAIGHFIGRLGCFSAGCCWGKPTTAWCGVHFTEKGYEATGVPTTVEQLGDPIQRSVWADKLGSLTAPLKLHPTQLYEAGALLVIFVILLMMFRHRKFHGQIVLAYAMLYSVARFIVEFWRDDPRGEVMGLSTSQFIAILFFIGALIGFIYKMLSERKTALGIEKRPQSAT